The following DNA comes from Hordeum vulgare subsp. vulgare chromosome 3H, MorexV3_pseudomolecules_assembly, whole genome shotgun sequence.
gttttgagcattccccgtgatcttgttactcttggaggttggagactcctaggcggtaggagttcttcggagaggaatcaatccgtgtgatttcccccggaaaagtttgtgagggtttggaagccacctcaaaggcttaccactagtggttgagaaacgccttcgtggtgttatctcaaaggaagaatagggtgagccttcgtgacgttggtgtgccttcgtggtaacatccacctctctaatggtgactagcttccctccaaggaagtgaacatcaggatacatctttgtctcagtgaccttggttatccttaaccctaacctcttacttgtggtttacatgTGTTACtttagcatacatacattgcatattgtttgtgctctttatattgtgttggctatttctttgtacaagattaatcgttcaagcataccctctatatccacacgttcacacttgcagcttttgatatatcgtgtgctatagtgtgatctagtatcttgtgtcgttcacctacttgtcgtgtgatatagctcaagtaagtttgtgtaacttacttgtgcttgttagtaactgtgttgtgtccatcttggtagatcgtgttgttggtgcacgttgcggtgcctattgcatttaggatttgtgcttgaaaagtatcctcttagtttatttccgcattaggtttaagccagatccgaagaagtttttaaatagcctattcaccccccctctaggcatcatcgtggtcctttcatcATGTCATAAGAAACATAAAATCTCTTCGATTATTTTTGGGGTCACTATATTCATAAAGAAGATAATACAATTAAGTGTGTAAAAGTTACATCATAATTCTGTAAAAAAGATGGCATCTTCTACGAGGTAACTAAGTGATAATGGTAAAGAGTTATATTCTTTGGGCAATCTCCATGTCTGCAAGGTTTAAACTTTGAGATATTAGGATGTATGCATTAGTACTCCCCATGAAAGAACGACCGGCGGGAAATGAGAATAGCAACACAAATTCTTGATCCTATGATGTGTTTGTATTTGAATTAAGAAAAGGACATGATAATAAAAAATGTCATGTGTCTTGATAAATGTTTAAAAAGATTTGGATAGCAGTAGGCACACGACCAATACACACATGCAATCACACATGGATGGTGCCACCATCATCCTAACCCTTTAACTATTGATTGGTTTTAATAACATTTTTTGCACGCGGGGGCACATGCCATTTTTCTCCTTCACCATGGGCCCTGAATTGGCTGAACTCGTGGCATGTCGATGGGTTGCTCAGCTTACACGTAAATTAGAAGTGGCAAAACTTATCCTGGAGATAGACACAAAAGATAGCGACTTCTAAGTTAAGAAACTGAGATATTGATAGATCAATCTATGGCCCTATCGCTAAGGAGGTAAACGAATGCATGCAATCAAGGGAGGAGTACATGGTGGTGTGGGTGAGATGCTTGGCTAATGGACATGTTATATAAAACTTGGATCGGGTATCCATCGGATTGTATTCATGATGCTATGGAATAAAAAACATATTTTCTATAGTTCTCACTAAGATAGCATCTATAACCGGATTTAGCAAATCCATCCCCTAGACACGCTCGATCAGTGAGCCCTCTTTTCTCTCTGCATGCAGTCATGTTTGTCATTTTCTCCCTCTTATCTCTGGTCACTTGTATgtgattgatgaagatttttttagaaaaggaggatgtacccccggcctctgcatctggacgatgcttgcaaccattttattaattattcaacaagaccttacaaagtaatacatcaatAAGTCTGAGGCCACCATCTTGACAACACATGCCGCTACTCCTATCCCCTTGATGAAGGGATGCCGAATGTCCGGGTCAAATACCAAACAAACATCGCaccaaagcctaacatctaaagccggatgcCTCATCCAAGCCACAACGCCGGGACTGGGTGACACACCGGTCCGACGCACTCCCAGTGGGCACCAACGTACACGCTGCAAGGGTCGTCACCACCGTCTTCCATCGATCCATCCTCAAAGTAGCTACTAACGCATTGACCTTGTCAGGCCTCTCTGCCATCGACGTCACCATGACGCCAGACAACGTCGTCCTCCTGTGAGAGTCCATCGCCACATATCGGATGCCGAGCCTCCACTGCTCCACGCCATCGagatccaccgccatggacatgcaggatgaagcaccgctccaccaaAGATGCCATTTACTTGTCCCTCGAGCCCGCgtacacctccaagaatgacgcCCCCAAGGAGGAAACGACACAAGAGTGTCGCCGTCATCCGATCTGCTGATCTAGGGTTTTCCCCGGAGGTATTGGGTGGAGTTGGGAGCTTCACCTCGATGATGCCTTCATGAAGGAAACGACGATATGGACGCCGTCATCATCGGCTCCGCCCACCGACCGAAGACCAGGTTTTCACCCGGATCCATCCCAAAGAAATCCACCCGACAACCTGTGGATCGTCCCGACCGCCTTCAAAGCCCCAGATCTAGCCGCCTAGATCCAGCGACCGCCCACGACAACACTGCCACCGTAGGAGACCTGGCGCACCGGCCACTGCCTGAGTGTGCCTCCACTGGAGCCTGGGGGAAGGGCTTCCACCCCTCATTGCCAAACCACGAGAGGCGCCGAGATGGATCCCGTGCGCTCGTCACCGTCTCTGACCCGAACCAATCCGTAGAAAAAACCACAAGATCGCCGGTGCAGATCCGCCTTGGACAGGGACTGCACCACGCCATGTCGCCGTGGCAAGCCTAAGCTTCACATGCCGCCACCTTCCAGGGCCGCCGCCCCGGGATCCAAGCCGAACATCACCGCTGCCACCGGCCATGTTCCGCCGCCGCTGACCCGTTGAGTCGCCGCGACGCAGGTgattgatgaagatgaagaggaaaaaagagaaaaaagaaaggtGGTCAGGGGTGGGCAGTGTCCTATGTGACAGACTGCCCGGACGCGTCCGATGCCTGCATATCCTCTTCATATTTTGTGCACATTCAAGGGTTTGTGGACAACCTGGTCGTATAGCGATGATATGAGGGGTGTGGTTGGGTCACCTCTTTCCCTTCTCTCTCATGTTTGTGGAGGATTTGAGGGGGagggttggagatgctctaacattATTGTGTGTGATATTATGAAGTGTGTTAGCTGAGATGACATTGTTTTCGATTATTTTAGCTTGCTCTATCAATAACATCTTAATTTCTTTTCAAAAGCCCGTAGCATCACACGGGTGTTCTACTAATAATAGTAATAGTAGAGCTTGATGCTTGTATCGTAGTACAGGTGGGAGGTGTGGTTGCTAATACTTGTTATTAGCATTGTAATGGCCAAAAGGCATTGTATTCGGATTCTCTGTCGTCTCTTCTCTAATGCGATGATACACACATTTATGCGCAGTGATGGATTCAGGAATGGGCCAGGCCCTAGGCGAACTCGGTCAGGTCCAGACAGCCTTCGTTCGTTGTAATAAGCTAGTTGCACTACAGTGTACAAAGGACATGGGACTCACGCCCACGCCATCGCCCGGACTGTCTGGGGCTGAATCCGTCCATGCTTATGcgtatttgaaaaaaaattcttCTTCAGCCTTGAAATAATTGACTTAAAAGTAACTCAATTTTGTTTTGAAATTAATACAAAACTTAAACATTTTTAAGTTATTTATTTTGAAACGAAGGTATAATaatgcttagagcatctccaaccgttTGATACTCAAGAGGCATTTTTTTCTCCGCTCAGAGGCTACTGGTTAAAATTTTGGTGGGAGGAGGGGGGTGGGGGGCAAACTTTTCCACTCATCCCCATCCAACCAGTCCCATGAGGAGAGAGATAGAGAAAGTAAAATTCTTTttttgcatgcatatgatgaGCCTAGCAAAAAAAATGTAAAGAAAGAGGAGAGAGGCTGATCGATGAGGTTTGTACATGCAAAATATTGTCGGACGTCCTCAAACGTCCCTCAGGGTTTGGTTTAGCTGAGATCGTTGGAACTAGTTGTGATCAAATCCGATGTCACACACGGGCTGCAGCATGCGGCTGACACCGGCAAAGCGCCAAGCGCGGACGGATCGCCACGCCCGCGTTATCCTGGCCCCCGCGCCCATCAATGATTGCACGTCTGCTGCACCCGCTCTCTCTCGTACGTACTATCGGCGGCTCCCCACGCAAACCTCCCGCATCGCATCGCCATCGCTATCTCATCATCtcatcgccatcgccatcgcCATCGCATCACAGTCAGCGCGCCGGCCCAGCCTCACACGCTCAGCGCTGGCGACCGGCCGACGAGACGGAGCTTCAGCCTCTTGCGCAGAGCCGAAAGAGCCAAACAGGGCACGCGATTTTACAACCGTGCCCCGCGCGGCCCACCCTCCCTCCACCCGCGCAGATCTTTTCTCCTCACCCCCCTccccccgcgcccgccccgcgcCGATCACGCCACCGATCCGGCGCCCCCTTCCCGGCGGGGGCGATGGAGGGGGACGAGCCGCGGCGGCTCGCGGCGTCGCTCACGGCGCGCTACTCGGAGTGGGTGCTGGAGGAGCTGGACGAGCTGCAGGGGAGCTTCCTGCTCACGGACCCGGCCATGCCGGGCCACCCCATCGTCTACGCCTCCCGGGGCCTCGCCTCGCTCACGGGCTACCCGCGCCGCGACCTGCTGGGCCGCAACGCGCGCCTCTTCCAGGGCGCCGCCACCGACCGCGCCGCCGTCTCCGGCCTGCGCGAGGCCGTGCGCGCCCAGCGCGCCCACCAGGTCGCCATCCTCAACTACCGCCGCGACGGCGCGCCGCACTGGGTGCTGCTCCACCTCGCGCCCGTCTTCCACGCCGCCGACGGCCGGGTGCTCCACTTCCTCGCCGTCCAGGTGCCcatcgccgcgtcgccgcgccgtcgcccggGGCGGCCCGCGCCGTTCGCGGCCTGCCGGGAGGAGGCCaggggggaggaggagctgcCCTGCGCCAGCCACGTAGGGGAGGTGTTTGTGGATATCGATAAGAGAGGTCAGTTCGATTGGACGTGTTCATCTGTTATCATCATCAGTAAGTACAGTAGTATACAGTGATCATTTGGGAGTTAATTGCACGATAATATAAGCACACCGATCAACGGACCAACCATTAATTGCCAGAGAGATCATTTACAGCACCTTGTGCTTCGCTGCTCTGCCGTGCCTTGATATGAAATGCATGCTGTAAACACGATATGTATACAGTTGGTCATCAACATGGCCTTATTTGCTAATTTCCTTTTACATTCACAATTTCACATGGTATGGCTGGTTGTCTTACTCTTAAGCATGGACAGCCAAACAAGTACTAGTAGGTGATAATATAAGACTGCTCAGTATAATGGCCTTCTTTGAGTTGTTAGTTCCTTCTTGGTTCCAAGTTTGACAATAATGGTTACACTAGTCTTGTTTCTTTTACCATTTCCAGGTATGGAGACAAGAAGAAGTAGGTAAAAGTTCTTGTTTGAGTTGGTAACATTTTTGTTTGAATGCTGTATACATGATGCTTTGTTTTTGAGAAACTGAATAGACAGTATTTGTTGTTAAACCAGTGTTGACAGAAACATCCGTTTTTGCTTACAGGATAGAGGTTTACACATTAATAgtacaagaaaaaaaaaagatcCATACTGCTTTTGTAGGTCCAGAGTAAGACTAATGCCCCACTTGGATTGAGTGTAAGATTAGTGTCATCTCTGGTATTTTAGCTCAAGTTTGAACTAAATACCGGGTAGCACACAAAATTTACATCCTATCCAAACAGGGCAGAACCCTATGCATACTAGAGTTGCTATATTTGTGTAAACAAAACTTTCTTTCAATGATAAGAATCTGAATCGATAAATACATCCCTTCGAAATATACGCGTGGTCTGTAGTATTTAGGGGTGCAACTGTGTCGGAAATTCAGCTAGCTCTCTTAATGAAGATTCAGTTTAGGTAGCGAAACAACACAGCATAAATCTAGCCTGAGTTTCcattcttatatatatatattgttagtTCAGTTCAGTGAGTCCAGTCTTGCAGAATATGGTGCCTTCTGCCAATTTGGATGTATGGTTTACATTTGACCTGGCATTTTCACATTATGTTTTCTCTCCACAAATAAATACTAGTACAGGAAGCAGAAGTTCTAAATATGTTGTTGCTAGCTTGCTGTTGCAGGATTGGAAGCCGAGGAACCGCGTATAGCTAGCGGTTGTGACAAAGAGATGGCTCTAAGCACAGCGAATAGTATCTTCTCTACACTGAACCGCTATAGCAAACTAACTGGTCTGGTGGTTTGTGAGAGGAGATGTGATTCTGTTGGTATCCCAGCACTCAGCTCTTCCTTAAATCTCTCTCTCGGTAGAATCAAACAGAGCTTTGTATTGTGAGTTATTTGCATATTCTTGTTCATTTGTTTAATTGTCTTGGCTTAATCCTGTTGTGTTCATAGTTCTATTTATGTTGTTCATGTCTGGTTTATTTACTAAATGCACTTTGATTTTCGATTTAACAGAACTGACTGCCATTTGCCTGACATGCCGATAGTCTACGCTAGTGATGCCTTTCTATCATTAACAGGTACATATTCCTTTATTATTGTAATACCAGAGTATTTGTTGATTTGTTCTGTGAACTTTTATAAACCAATCCATTGATTGTAATAAGGGGAATATCTGATGTGCAACTGTTTATGATCAGTATTGCATTTCGACAGTTTGATGCCTCTTTGCTCAAGTgactgaaacttttttatgatctaGGGATAGTGGGACATCGTGTTTTTTGGTTGGGATGTTCTCCTATGAAGTGCAACAGGCTGAATTTTGCACATATTCTTGAGTTCATATGGGCATGATTGATGGGTAGCATTTGTAATTACCTTCTAACATTATGTTAGTAATGCAAAGGAAAACTTCTTCCTGACATATGAGAATCATATATAGCTCCTTGCAACATGCTGAATCCTGGTGGGTTCTTGGATTAAGGTTTTAAGCTGGGCAGGGTTGATGCCTTGATGGGTTGGATTTGCAACCACCGTCTAAAGTGATGATAAAAAATGCAAGGTGGTGCCATCGGGATGGCATGGCATCGATCATGACTTCATGGTGTTTACATATTGGGTATGAGTAGGAAAATGTGAATGTGAAAGTCATAGAGTATGATTAGAAAGATCTAATAATTGAATCTCGTTGCTAAAACATACTGGTAATGCGGGCAAAGATTAACCTTGGAAAGATTGTTTGTGTGTAGGCAAAGATTTGTGCTGTTCTAATCATCTTACTTATCCAGGTTACTCAAGAGAAGAAATATTGGGCTGTAACTGCAGATTCTTAAATGGTCCAGGTACTAGTGCGGAGGTTTTAGAGGAGGTGCGGACCAGGATTTCATAGCTTGTTCGATTGCAACTTTCCTTACCAAATATGCTCACTTATCAAATTCCTGTTTGGAATTGAATGCACAGATAAATCGGCATATCTGTCGCGAGGAGGCTTGCACAGTGCATTTACTAAATTACAGGTGCACATTCGCATAATATCTTAATTTGGTGCTCCCCCTGTCCCATCATATAAGAATGTTTCTCAAACTGTTTTACCTTAAAAAatgttcttatattatgggatggagggagtagttatcaGGTTCAGATTGTGTAAACAACTTAACAGAACTCTTAATTGTTATGCTTTCTACCAGGAAAGATGGAAGTACATTCCGTGATCTGCTACATGTGTCTCCTATCCGAAATTCATCGGGCAAGGTTGGTTTACATCCTTTTCAGGTCTTTCTTGGAAGTAACTGTGCTTCTGATGCATCTGCTTTGCTTTTCTAGTAACACTGAAACTGAATACTAAATGCAACAAAAGTACTTCTATAGCAAGCCTATATTATCTGCTTCGTGTTCTTCTAACCTTTCAAGTGGAACATATTCACAAATTATGGGGTTCTTGTTCTTTTGAGCTTAAGTTGGATGGGTTCGAAATGTACCAGTGTGATTTTGGAAAAAAGTTGGACTAATTATCACATTGTGCAGGTCGCATTTCATGTGTGGGTTCACCTTGACGAGAGCGCGAAGAATGATTTTAGTGGGTTGACCCCTGAGGTATGGCAGCtcggtgctgttggtgctgtaagAGTTGCAGTTAGAAGCCTGTCTGCGTCAGGTAGCCTGTTGAGACCATCCCAATAGCGTTTTTCCGGTTTCTTTCTGATTTTGTGTCATGTTGACTTGCCAATGTTTGTATGTAAAGTATCTGCTTAGTGAATGAGATTATAGTGCATATCATGGGAAAATGGCGGGTAAATACATGATGTTGTGAATTTTGTAACTACGCAAAATGAAGGAAAATTCATTGGGGGTGgagggtttttttttttttgggaggggggggggggggtggattaCCCTGGCCTCTGCGAAACATGGGGAAGATATGGTCAAAGAGCGGTTCTGTAATGCAAAACATGCCTCATTTGATTGACTGAACCTACCAGAGTCTCTCATGGTAAATATGTACTGTCATGTAAATTTTGTAAGCAAACGACTACCACATAATTCATGCGACTGGGGAGTTAAAATCTGTACACTTGGTTTTTCTTTGATTTCATAGTTCATTTTTTTCGTTCTCCATATGTAAAGGGCAAAATGATCTGTTTGATTTTACGTAGAAGGTTCTGGCAAAATCTACGGTTTGCCTTCCCCAAAAGAGGAAAATGTAGCTTGTCATGTAAATTTTGTGTGGAAACAAGAACCGAGGATTTCACTCGACCTGCGAATTCAAGTCCACATATTTGAGAGTTCTCCTTTGGAAATATGCTTCGTTACCCTGCGAATTCAAGGCCACTGGCGTACGTGACCCGGCCCGAAAACGACCCTCTACTTTGTTCTGTTCGTAAAGCTCCAACAAAGGCCTAATCTTATCTTATCTGGGTTCTTGCGCCAGATACACTGGCACAACGCAGCCACTTCCGTCGCATTCCCACGCAGGACGCTCACGTTCGAGCTTCGTACCTGTACTGCGTCCTCACCCCCCTctcgaaaaggactaaggaatatCTAAAAAAATAAACACCACCTACCTAACAGCGGatttttttctttctgaaacCATCACAATTGCGCCGAGTAGTGTGCAAAGCCATCAAGATGTTTAACAATTTGTGAAAATCATCGAAACACAGTAAAAAAAACTTCCACAATCAAAAGATGAACGATTGATCGTGTTTAGACACAGAATCTGACCGTTGGCGTGGATGATTGGTCGCCGGCTGCTGCAGGACGGGGGTGGGCAGGTGGGTCGCGGGCGGCGGGTGATttggcaagagagagagagagagagagagaggggagggaggaagggagggagggagagagaggaagggagaTTTTAGGCTTTGGGTGAAAGCTTGTTTGTTCGACGGGGGTCGATGTCGGCAATGTTGGCGCTTGCGGGCGTCCTTTTCCTCCTTGGAGGCATtgtcaaagagttgcctctcaccACTGAGTCTTGGCTGGTTTGGATTGGAAGCGGCGCTGAGGGTTGTTGGCTAGGCCGGACCATTctcagggttcggtggagtggtcTTGTGCGGATCTGGTGAAAGCTTTGTGATCGACGGAGGTCGATACCGAAGACGACGACGGTGTCAGTTGATGCTGctttccttcttgaaggcgtcttTGAAGACCTTGCTCACTATCATTTCGGACAGAGGTTGTGATTCGTGGAGGTGGTTTGTTCGTCTTGTATCAGTGGTtgtgtttttttctttcttttcttttttatttcaatGGTTGTCGGCCTGGTTTTCTTCATAATTCGGACCGCTCTGTATTTCTTTTCCCTCTTAGTGAAATCGGTAGAGCACCTGCCATGCAAGTCTAAAAAAAGAgagtgaggaagagagagagagaaagagagagagaaagaggtgGTACAAGGGGTGTGCTCGGGAGAGTCCGAAACGATAGGGGTGAGGAGGCGAGGCTAGTGGGATGGTGTGTGATGGCGGCGCGGGCGACGGTGCACCAGAGGAATTAGGTCGGGAGCGCGTCGAGACGTGGTGACATCTCATTGTCTCTAGTCAATGCACATAAGATGCTCGACACAATgcataataaaaaagaaaaaaagataatgTGCGTTGGCGGGCGGGCCTTTCGTTAACTTAACTTTCTTGCCAAACAGTCTAGATTTGATGGCACATTATCATGGACCCCATCGCTCAGATTCGCTGTGAAAGCATGGCCAAGCAGTAGTTAGTTGttcatttttttaaacatgattcaatggtttttgcaaatttttaagGTTTTGGTAGCTCTCCGCACTACTCAACGCAAGTGTGGTGGTTTTCGGCAATTTAGTCGACATCAAAGGATGTCGATTGTTTTTAGTAATTGTTCTTGTCATCTGTCTACCCAGTGCCACATCGATCGTCATCCGGTTCATTTTGCTGGCGATATGCTAGAAGCAGTGCGAAGGGGAATTTGTGACGTGACGAGAACCTTCCTCCGTGTTGCCCATGCCATGAAATATCTAAGTTTAAGCTTATGTATGTGGTTATTATTCGCAGGAAAAAAAGCTTATGTATGCGGTGGTCGACGAGAGAGAGAATTCCCTACCGGGCAAGCAAACACGTAGTACTCCACGCAGTATTACGATGGAAGTAGAACTTGGTGTCTTGCGGAAGCGCGCGCACGAGGCCGTCTTACGCACCACAAAAGCGGGAGTCGATGGAGCTCACAAGTCACAAATACTTCGGGTCCAGCGTTCCATCGTCCGCGGCCCTGAGCACCTGACCCGGAGGTTCCGTGCGTCCAGAGTCGTCGTCTCTGCCGGAGAAGCCACGGCAGGTGATGGTGACCGCGACCCGCACATGCCAGTGCGCGCAGATccggccgcggccgcggctgCGCGGGGCACCGATACCGATGGATAAAATCTCCCG
Coding sequences within:
- the LOC123442924 gene encoding protein TWIN LOV 1 isoform X2, with the protein product MIARLLHPLSLVRTIGGSPRKPPASHRHRYLIISSPSPSPSHHSQRAGPASHAQRWRPADETELQPLAQSRKSQTGHAILQPCPARPTLPPPAQIFSPHPPPPAPAPRRSRHRSGAPFPAGAMEGDEPRRLAASLTARYSEWVLEELDELQGSFLLTDPAMPGHPIVYASRGLASLTGYPRRDLLGRNARLFQGAATDRAAVSGLREAVRAQRAHQVAILNYRRDGAPHWVLLHLAPVFHAADGRVLHFLAVQVPIAASPRRRPGRPAPFAACREEARGEEELPCASHVGEVFVDIDKRGLEAEEPRIASGCDKEMALSTANSIFSTLNRYSKLTGLVVCERRCDSVGIPALSSSLNLSLGRIKQSFVLTDCHLPDMPIVYASDAFLSLTGYSREEILGCNCRFLNGPGTSAEVLEEINRHICREEACTVHLLNYRKDGSTFRDLLHVSPIRNSSGKVAFHVWVHLDESAKNDFSGLTPEVWQLGAVGAVRVAVRSLSASGSLLRPSQ
- the LOC123442924 gene encoding protein TWIN LOV 1 isoform X1, encoding MIARLLHPLSLVRTIGGSPRKPPASHRHRYLIISSPSPSPSHHSQRAGPASHAQRWRPADETELQPLAQSRKSQTGHAILQPCPARPTLPPPAQIFSPHPPPPAPAPRRSRHRSGAPFPAGAMEGDEPRRLAASLTARYSEWVLEELDELQGSFLLTDPAMPGHPIVYASRGLASLTGYPRRDLLGRNARLFQGAATDRAAVSGLREAVRAQRAHQVAILNYRRDGAPHWVLLHLAPVFHAADGRVLHFLAVQVPIAASPRRRPGRPAPFAACREEARGEEELPCASHVGEVFVDIDKRGMETRRRLEAEEPRIASGCDKEMALSTANSIFSTLNRYSKLTGLVVCERRCDSVGIPALSSSLNLSLGRIKQSFVLTDCHLPDMPIVYASDAFLSLTGYSREEILGCNCRFLNGPGTSAEVLEEINRHICREEACTVHLLNYRKDGSTFRDLLHVSPIRNSSGKVAFHVWVHLDESAKNDFSGLTPEVWQLGAVGAVRVAVRSLSASGSLLRPSQ